One part of the Halobacteria archaeon AArc-dxtr1 genome encodes these proteins:
- a CDS encoding glycosyltransferase, producing MTSSDRSEQTADLEASVIIPVYNDADGLRVTLRSLSDQTSSSYEIIAVDNGSTDSTPQVIQTFGERFFDLVVPAAETTVQSSYAARNAGIERASGDVFLFLDADMWVEETWVEEMVTALESHDCDYLGCAVDVVVSDEPTIPERYERALSFPVETYLERKHFAPTCALAVRRDVFETVGRFDHRLESGGDKEFGQRVNRADFTQGYADEITAYHPARASFEELFSKARRIGRGRTQVRHYHPSIDTHSHPLHPINYLPPSPWRLRRRYSTSSFTVIDLLAFYTLEYGLKLTQTVSSLRETVAIRRRR from the coding sequence GTGACGAGCAGCGATCGAAGCGAGCAGACCGCCGATTTGGAAGCTTCGGTGATCATCCCAGTCTACAACGATGCGGATGGACTCCGGGTGACACTTCGCTCTTTGAGCGACCAAACGTCGTCGTCCTACGAAATCATCGCTGTTGACAACGGCTCTACAGACTCGACTCCGCAAGTTATCCAGACGTTTGGCGAGCGCTTTTTCGACCTCGTCGTTCCTGCTGCGGAGACGACCGTCCAGAGTTCGTATGCGGCTCGCAATGCGGGGATCGAACGCGCATCGGGTGACGTCTTTCTCTTTCTCGACGCGGATATGTGGGTCGAAGAGACGTGGGTCGAGGAGATGGTCACTGCCCTCGAGTCCCACGACTGTGACTACCTCGGCTGCGCCGTCGACGTGGTCGTAAGTGACGAGCCGACGATCCCCGAACGCTACGAACGGGCCCTTTCGTTTCCCGTAGAGACGTACCTCGAACGCAAACACTTCGCACCGACCTGCGCGCTCGCGGTCCGGCGCGATGTCTTCGAAACAGTCGGTCGCTTCGATCACCGACTTGAGTCCGGGGGTGACAAGGAGTTCGGACAGCGCGTTAATCGGGCCGACTTCACGCAGGGGTATGCGGACGAGATCACAGCCTACCATCCGGCTCGTGCTTCCTTTGAGGAACTGTTCTCGAAAGCGCGCCGAATCGGCCGTGGGCGGACACAGGTGCGCCACTATCATCCCTCGATCGACACACACTCACACCCGTTGCATCCGATCAACTACCTCCCGCCGAGTCCGTGGCGACTCCGTCGTCGATATTCGACCTCATCCTTTACCGTGATTGACCTGCTGGCATTTTACACCCTTGAGTACGGTCTGAAACTGACCCAGACGGTGAGCTCGCTCCGTGAAACCGTTGCAATCCGACGGAGGCGCTGA
- a CDS encoding rhodanese-like domain-containing protein, translating to MDTSRRDILRVIGGTSIASVVAGCVSGGSSSDEPNSGDDGPDSDDETDDSGTDNPESGSSGSDDPESTGGSNEDSDALSVELLAESSVGHIHACSHATFDDRTPLAAAGAAADAPTVADTHVIWDVTHEDDYGYVTFDAEAHAHNGAFVFYVAEGVVHTVVGTELERDVVDDDTCEVLDTYVVVAPDEGQIVLGVGDNPDIEIEHPDEYPEGIDESDGDETGDTDENGYETYSVWGTEVPLAPTEDVFQWYEDDEELVVVDTRSEDAYEELRIPGALLSPAPEGVDVDDPLEDVANDARIVTYCVCPHTLAGNRAADLIEDGYTDVYALKEGLQEWVDRGYPVEGTDVE from the coding sequence ATGGATACCTCCCGACGAGACATCCTCCGAGTCATCGGCGGTACGTCGATTGCAAGCGTAGTTGCTGGTTGTGTTAGTGGCGGATCGAGTAGTGACGAGCCCAACTCGGGCGACGACGGCCCGGATTCCGACGACGAAACGGACGATTCAGGGACTGACAACCCCGAATCTGGCAGCTCTGGTTCCGACGACCCAGAATCGACCGGCGGCTCGAACGAAGACTCCGACGCGTTGTCCGTCGAGTTACTCGCCGAATCGAGCGTGGGTCACATCCACGCCTGTAGTCACGCGACGTTCGACGACCGGACGCCGCTCGCAGCCGCTGGGGCTGCCGCGGACGCCCCAACAGTCGCCGATACCCACGTTATCTGGGACGTAACCCACGAAGACGACTACGGCTACGTTACCTTCGACGCCGAGGCACACGCCCACAACGGTGCGTTCGTCTTCTACGTCGCCGAAGGCGTCGTCCACACCGTCGTCGGGACGGAACTCGAGCGCGACGTCGTCGACGACGATACCTGCGAGGTACTGGATACGTACGTGGTCGTCGCCCCCGACGAGGGACAGATCGTTCTGGGGGTTGGCGACAACCCCGATATCGAGATCGAACACCCCGATGAGTACCCCGAGGGAATCGACGAGTCTGACGGCGATGAGACCGGCGACACCGACGAGAACGGCTACGAAACCTACTCGGTTTGGGGAACCGAGGTACCGCTGGCGCCGACCGAGGACGTCTTCCAGTGGTACGAAGACGATGAGGAACTGGTGGTGGTCGACACTCGATCGGAGGACGCCTACGAGGAACTTCGCATTCCTGGCGCCCTCCTGAGCCCGGCACCGGAGGGAGTAGACGTCGACGACCCGCTCGAAGACGTCGCGAACGATGCCCGCATTGTCACCTACTGTGTCTGTCCACACACGCTCGCCGGCAACCGCGCAGCCGACCTCATCGAGGACGGATACACCGACGTCTACGCGCTGAAAGAGGGACTCCAGGAGTGGGTGGACCGCGGCTACCCAGTCGAGGGCACCGACGTTGAGTAA
- a CDS encoding glycosyltransferase has product MKVSVVICTYAMERYDVFSACVESVLAQTYAPLEVVIVVDGNDAVFDRVETDFGGRDGVVIHCNEKNEGISYSRTRGAELATGEVVAFIDDDAVAEDDWIAELVRVYKETDAIAVGGHVAPDWVTEKPAFFPAEFYWLVGCDERGFGEHMEELRNTYGSNISYRREVFLSVGGYDENTGRKGDRHIQAHEAPVCIRMANRYGKGVVYTKKAVVHHKLFDYRGEFRWLVFRSFWQGYSKRIMDVLLPEAAGDKSAYLTDLMLRYVPSRLKGLVRRPSVAGVAQLVAIFVFTAAVGFGYLYGLASVRGSELDTE; this is encoded by the coding sequence ATGAAGGTCTCCGTCGTCATCTGTACGTACGCGATGGAGCGCTACGACGTCTTTTCTGCGTGCGTCGAGAGCGTCCTCGCACAGACGTACGCGCCGCTCGAAGTCGTGATCGTCGTCGACGGTAACGACGCCGTCTTCGATCGCGTCGAAACGGACTTCGGGGGCCGAGATGGCGTCGTGATCCACTGCAACGAAAAAAACGAAGGGATCTCCTACAGCCGAACGCGAGGCGCCGAGCTGGCAACCGGCGAGGTCGTCGCCTTTATTGACGACGACGCAGTCGCCGAGGACGACTGGATCGCAGAACTCGTACGGGTGTACAAGGAGACCGACGCGATCGCCGTCGGCGGCCACGTGGCACCCGACTGGGTCACCGAAAAGCCCGCCTTCTTTCCCGCGGAGTTCTACTGGCTCGTCGGCTGTGACGAACGCGGCTTTGGCGAGCACATGGAGGAGCTTCGGAATACGTACGGCTCGAACATCTCCTACCGCCGCGAGGTCTTCTTGAGTGTTGGGGGGTACGACGAAAACACGGGCCGAAAGGGAGACCGACACATCCAGGCCCACGAGGCGCCCGTCTGCATCCGGATGGCAAACCGGTACGGAAAGGGCGTCGTCTACACGAAGAAGGCGGTCGTCCACCACAAGCTATTCGACTACCGCGGGGAGTTTCGGTGGCTCGTCTTCCGATCGTTCTGGCAGGGGTACTCGAAGCGGATTATGGACGTCCTACTGCCGGAGGCCGCGGGCGATAAGAGCGCGTATTTGACGGACCTCATGCTGCGATACGTCCCGTCGCGACTCAAAGGATTGGTTCGACGGCCGTCGGTCGCGGGAGTAGCCCAGCTCGTTGCAATTTTCGTGTTTACCGCTGCTGTTGGGTTCGGGTACCTGTACGGATTGGCGAGTGTTCGGGGGTCGGAGTTAGACACAGAGTAG
- a CDS encoding PQQ-binding-like beta-propeller repeat protein: MNERPFDRRQVLKTTAVGLTGATMLGSSAGAQNGSDDALEPGDEIWSFETDFGITRSVPTVVDGTVYIGGRDGVVYAINAEEGTEQWTFQTEGVILASPTVSADGTIYIGSNDGHVYAIDAATGDEEWSYETDTEAEDNHVWSSPTVSQGTVYVGGKDFNIYALDATTGEEEWVFTDPDDWIVSAPTVVDDTVYVGSGSFFNEAQATVYALDTADGSERWSFEGGDYIASSPTVYNGTVYVGDADSVVAEEDAEAALTAAAPAAGAATTRGIDVADGTDLRASGPTPHVSVAEEDDGPQEDPIGNVYAIDAEDGTEQWSVQTDDVIRSSPTAADGTVFIGSRDTNLYAFDAETGDEQWRYGTGEGIESSPTVADDVVFVGSYDGHVHAIDLDDGSELWQFATEEGFVRSSPTVVDGTLYVGSDAGHGGEDVNVYAIDAGVEGSSRGSRVSLGTLGHHDEWAAETIEGPEAVFTVDSEEPETGEEITFDAGPSVGDIDAYEWVSLDDETVSASDETISHAFDEPGEYEVSLSVSIGTATDTTTETVTVSEPEDDHSDDGHDDDGHDHSDDGHGDDDHDHSDDGHGDDGHDDGADDDGGDSVPGFGIGSALAGIGGAGYVLRKRLSGGESPEQ, from the coding sequence ATGAACGAGCGACCATTCGATCGACGGCAGGTGCTGAAGACGACGGCCGTTGGCCTCACCGGGGCGACGATGCTCGGATCGTCGGCCGGGGCACAGAACGGGTCCGATGACGCTCTCGAACCGGGAGATGAGATCTGGTCGTTCGAGACCGATTTCGGTATTACGCGATCGGTGCCGACAGTCGTCGACGGGACCGTCTACATCGGCGGTCGGGACGGCGTCGTCTACGCGATCAACGCCGAGGAAGGCACCGAGCAGTGGACGTTCCAGACCGAGGGAGTCATCCTCGCGTCACCGACGGTGTCGGCCGACGGGACGATCTACATCGGGAGCAACGACGGCCACGTGTACGCGATAGACGCCGCAACCGGCGACGAGGAGTGGTCCTACGAAACCGATACGGAGGCCGAAGATAATCACGTCTGGTCCTCGCCGACGGTGTCTCAAGGAACCGTCTACGTCGGTGGTAAAGACTTCAACATCTACGCACTGGACGCGACAACCGGCGAGGAAGAGTGGGTCTTCACCGATCCCGACGACTGGATCGTCTCCGCGCCGACGGTCGTCGACGACACCGTCTACGTAGGAAGCGGTTCCTTCTTCAACGAAGCCCAGGCGACGGTCTACGCCCTGGACACCGCGGACGGCAGCGAACGGTGGAGTTTCGAGGGTGGGGACTACATCGCCTCCTCACCGACTGTCTACAACGGAACCGTGTACGTAGGCGACGCCGACAGCGTGGTCGCCGAGGAGGATGCTGAAGCCGCGCTCACGGCAGCAGCCCCAGCAGCGGGGGCGGCCACAACGAGGGGAATCGACGTGGCAGACGGAACCGATCTGCGTGCGAGTGGTCCGACTCCCCACGTCAGTGTCGCCGAGGAGGACGACGGTCCCCAAGAGGACCCAATCGGAAACGTCTATGCGATCGACGCCGAGGACGGCACCGAGCAGTGGTCCGTCCAGACCGACGACGTGATCCGCTCGTCGCCGACGGCGGCCGATGGCACCGTCTTCATCGGGAGTCGAGACACCAACCTGTACGCCTTCGACGCCGAGACGGGCGACGAGCAGTGGCGCTACGGGACCGGTGAGGGGATCGAGTCGTCGCCAACGGTAGCCGACGACGTCGTGTTCGTCGGAAGCTACGACGGCCACGTTCACGCAATCGATCTCGATGACGGCAGCGAACTGTGGCAGTTCGCGACCGAGGAGGGCTTCGTCCGTTCCTCACCGACGGTCGTCGATGGCACGCTATACGTCGGGTCCGACGCCGGTCACGGGGGCGAGGACGTCAACGTATACGCCATAGACGCCGGAGTCGAGGGATCGAGTCGAGGCTCACGCGTCTCGCTGGGCACGCTTGGCCACCACGACGAGTGGGCTGCAGAGACCATCGAGGGGCCAGAGGCGGTGTTCACCGTCGATTCCGAAGAGCCCGAGACCGGCGAAGAGATCACCTTCGACGCCGGCCCGTCCGTGGGCGACATCGACGCTTACGAGTGGGTTTCCCTCGACGACGAAACGGTCTCCGCAAGCGACGAAACGATCTCCCACGCATTCGACGAACCTGGCGAGTACGAGGTGTCACTGTCGGTCAGTATCGGCACTGCGACGGACACGACGACCGAGACGGTCACGGTCAGTGAGCCGGAAGACGATCACAGTGATGACGGCCACGATGATGATGGTCACGATCACAGTGACGACGGCCACGGCGACGATGACCACGATCACAGTGATGACGGCCACGGCGACGATGGTCACGACGACGGTGCAGACGATGATGGCGGAGACAGCGTTCCCGGATTCGGCATCGGAAGCGCACTCGCCGGAATCGGTGGTGCAGGCTACGTCCTGCGAAAACGGCTGTCGGGAGGTGAGAGCCCAGAGCAGTAG
- a CDS encoding glycosyltransferase, which produces MPAIIVPVYNDPAGVRTTIESLRPQLTDAGAHLYVVDNGSTDETPAVIDGYTIDRISHLSEPTIQSSYAARNTGIRNTDSEILAFVDANMTVPDDWLESALEKFHSADADYMGCNVELTPPDDLSLAARYDHHTGFPVQQYLERQQFAPTCCLFVRRNVFEDVGLFDHRLISGGDKEFGNRVYEAGYDLHFAEDVTMYHPTRDTVRELVKKDLRVGRGLCQLQRYHPDRYGTPGIPPRPSGLKSPDNELPPRDRLAFGALSKFLTGIRGLGYYREYLTGDSSESERGVPRLDA; this is translated from the coding sequence ATGCCTGCTATCATTGTTCCCGTCTACAATGATCCGGCGGGCGTCCGAACCACGATCGAGTCTCTCCGGCCACAACTCACCGACGCCGGGGCTCACCTGTACGTCGTGGACAACGGCTCTACCGACGAAACACCGGCCGTAATCGATGGGTACACGATCGACCGGATTTCCCATCTCTCCGAACCGACCATCCAGTCCTCTTACGCCGCCCGCAACACGGGCATCCGCAACACCGACAGCGAAATCCTCGCCTTCGTCGACGCTAACATGACCGTCCCCGACGACTGGCTCGAGTCTGCTCTTGAAAAATTTCACTCTGCCGACGCCGACTATATGGGCTGCAACGTCGAACTTACGCCCCCCGACGACCTCTCTCTCGCGGCCCGATACGACCATCATACGGGCTTTCCCGTCCAACAGTATCTCGAACGCCAGCAGTTCGCCCCCACGTGCTGTCTCTTCGTCCGCCGCAACGTCTTCGAAGACGTCGGACTCTTCGACCACCGCCTGATCTCTGGCGGGGATAAGGAGTTCGGAAACCGTGTCTACGAGGCAGGATACGATTTGCACTTCGCGGAGGATGTCACGATGTATCACCCCACTAGAGACACCGTTCGAGAACTCGTCAAAAAGGACCTACGTGTCGGCCGCGGCCTCTGTCAACTCCAGCGGTACCACCCCGACCGTTACGGAACGCCGGGAATCCCGCCTCGGCCGTCAGGTCTCAAGTCACCTGACAATGAGCTCCCCCCGAGAGACCGCCTCGCATTCGGTGCCCTCTCAAAATTCCTCACTGGTATTCGCGGGCTTGGCTACTATCGCGAGTATCTCACTGGAGACTCCTCCGAAAGCGAGCGTGGAGTTCCCCGGCTCGATGCATAA
- a CDS encoding sugar nucleotidyltransferase: MQAVVLAAGKGTRLEPLTDDKPKALVEIDDKPLIEDVFDQLLAIGTTELVVVVGHMKEQIIERYGDAYEGVPITYAHQREQLGLAHAILQAEPHVDDDFVLMLGDNVFRANLGDVINRQAEERADAAFLVEEVPWEEASRYGVLDTNEYGEIVEVMEKPDDPPSNLVMTGFYTFTPAIFHACHLVQPSDRGEYELPDAIDLLIQSGRTIDAIRMDGWRVDVGYPEDRDRAEKRISNVATPR; the protein is encoded by the coding sequence ATGCAAGCAGTCGTTCTAGCCGCGGGCAAGGGCACCCGCCTCGAACCCCTCACCGACGACAAGCCCAAAGCCCTCGTCGAAATCGACGACAAACCCCTCATCGAGGACGTCTTCGACCAGTTGCTCGCGATCGGTACCACAGAACTGGTCGTCGTCGTCGGCCACATGAAAGAACAGATCATCGAACGCTACGGCGACGCCTACGAGGGCGTCCCGATCACGTACGCCCACCAGCGCGAGCAGTTGGGCCTCGCTCACGCCATTTTGCAGGCCGAGCCCCACGTCGACGACGACTTCGTCCTCATGCTCGGGGACAACGTCTTCCGAGCGAACTTAGGCGACGTGATCAACCGCCAGGCCGAAGAGCGCGCCGACGCCGCCTTCCTCGTCGAAGAAGTCCCCTGGGAGGAAGCCTCTCGCTACGGCGTCCTCGATACGAACGAGTACGGCGAGATCGTCGAAGTGATGGAAAAACCCGACGACCCGCCCTCGAATCTCGTCATGACCGGCTTTTACACCTTTACGCCCGCGATCTTCCACGCCTGCCACCTCGTCCAGCCCTCCGATCGCGGCGAGTACGAACTGCCCGACGCGATCGACCTCCTCATCCAGTCTGGCCGGACCATCGACGCGATCCGGATGGACGGCTGGCGCGTCGACGTCGGCTATCCCGAGGACCGAGATCGAGCCGAGAAGCGGATTTCGAACGTGGCGACGCCGAGATAG
- a CDS encoding GAF domain-containing protein: MSNEQTVTASSMEQAEGLDASLRETIEELDCVAGTLHLAADGVLELVAHEGIPEPVLEKIRKIPIGKGMAGLAAERKEPVQVCNLQTDDSGVAESGARDTGMEGSIAAPILGPDGELKGVIGVAKPDSYEFSPAERERLLAAAREIVPRL, translated from the coding sequence ATGAGCAACGAGCAGACGGTCACCGCCTCGTCGATGGAACAGGCCGAGGGTCTAGACGCGTCCCTTCGCGAGACAATCGAAGAATTGGACTGCGTTGCCGGCACGCTACACCTCGCAGCCGACGGTGTGTTAGAACTCGTCGCACACGAGGGTATTCCCGAGCCCGTGCTCGAGAAGATCAGGAAGATCCCGATCGGCAAGGGGATGGCCGGACTGGCGGCCGAGCGAAAAGAGCCAGTTCAGGTGTGTAACCTTCAGACGGACGACTCCGGAGTCGCCGAGTCCGGGGCGCGGGATACGGGAATGGAGGGCTCGATCGCCGCACCGATCCTCGGCCCCGATGGGGAGCTCAAGGGCGTTATCGGCGTTGCCAAACCCGATTCGTACGAGTTCTCACCAGCAGAACGCGAGCGGTTGCTCGCGGCAGCTCGAGAGATCGTTCCGCGGCTCTAA
- a CDS encoding sugar phosphate nucleotidyltransferase produces the protein MQAVVPAAGEGTRLRPLTDSQPKGLVEVAGRPILTHCFDRLRTAGVDEIIVVIGYEGAQIVDYYGDSYEGTPLTYVRQVDRKGLAHAILQAEPAVDGDFLVYNGDNVFAGSLAPVLDTQSKPDVDATLLTEHTTRDVARTTGVVTTSADGTVIDITEKPADPPTTRVTTGVYALPETIFDYCRASTPANTGEYELADALTNLRHAGSTIATVSLDGWRVNVNTPADRERATQNVRTDRNQD, from the coding sequence ATGCAGGCCGTCGTCCCCGCCGCTGGCGAAGGAACTCGGCTCCGCCCGCTGACGGACTCCCAGCCGAAGGGGCTCGTCGAGGTTGCGGGCCGCCCCATCCTCACCCACTGCTTCGACCGGCTTCGTACGGCCGGCGTCGACGAGATCATCGTCGTCATCGGCTACGAGGGTGCCCAGATCGTCGACTACTACGGTGACAGCTACGAGGGAACTCCACTCACCTACGTCCGCCAGGTAGACCGAAAGGGACTCGCCCACGCCATCTTGCAGGCCGAACCCGCCGTCGACGGCGACTTCCTCGTCTACAACGGCGACAACGTCTTCGCCGGCTCACTCGCGCCGGTGCTCGACACCCAGTCCAAGCCCGACGTCGACGCCACCCTCTTGACCGAACACACTACTCGCGACGTGGCTCGTACGACCGGCGTCGTGACCACGTCGGCGGACGGCACCGTCATCGACATCACCGAAAAACCCGCTGATCCGCCGACGACGCGGGTCACGACGGGTGTCTACGCCCTCCCCGAGACGATCTTCGACTACTGCCGGGCGAGCACCCCGGCAAACACGGGCGAGTACGAACTTGCCGACGCGCTCACAAATCTCCGACACGCTGGCAGCACGATCGCCACCGTCTCCCTCGACGGCTGGCGTGTGAATGTCAATACGCCTGCCGATCGGGAGCGAGCGACCCAAAACGTGCGAACCGACCGGAATCAGGACTGA